One Apodemus sylvaticus chromosome 14, mApoSyl1.1, whole genome shotgun sequence DNA window includes the following coding sequences:
- the LOC127665078 gene encoding olfactory receptor 2W1-like encodes MEINNKSSETDFILLGFSSRPQLEHIISAVVFVFYIVTLVGNTTIILVSYLDSQLHTPMYFFLCNLSFVDLCYTTSIVPQMLVNLWGSKKSITYGGCALQFFFALDLGATECLLLAVMAYDRYAAVCQPLHYTVIMNPVLCQKMVLSAWLGGLGSALILCSLTLKLPRCGHREVDNFFCEMPALIKMACVYSRVIEIVVFTLGVIFLLVPLSLILISYSVITQAVMKIKSARRWRKVLNTCGSHLTVVTLFYGTLIYMYMKPQNTISHEEGQFFTLFYTIVTPSLNPLIYTLRNKDVKNAVKRILGVDKHSAKV; translated from the coding sequence atggaaataaataacaaaagctCTGAGACAGACTTCATCCTTCTGGGATTTTCCAGTCGACCCCAACTGGAGCACATCATCTCTGCAGTTGTCTTTGTCTTCTATATCGTGACTCTTGTAGGAAACACAACCATTATTCTAGTGTCCTATCTGGACTCTCAGCTCCATACTCCCATGTATTTCTTCTTATGTAATTTGTCTTTTGTGGACCTGTGTTATACAACTAGCATTGTCCCACAGATGCTGGTAAATCTATGGGGCTCTAAGAAGTCTATTACATATGGAGGGTGTGCACTTCAGTTCTTCTTTGCCCTGGACCTGGGAGCCACAGAATGTCTCCTCTTGGctgtgatggcctatgaccgaTATGCTGCTGTCTGTCAACCTCTTCACTACACAGTGATAATGAACCCTGTTCTTTGCCAGAAGATGGTGCTGTCAGCATGGTTGGGTGGTCTTGGCAGTGCATTAATTCTTTGTTCCTTAACTTTGAAGTTACCAAGGTGTGGGCACCGGGAAGTGGATAATTTTTTCTGTGAAATGCCAGCATTGATCAAGATGGCTTGTGTTTATTCTAGAGTAATTGAGATTGTTGTGTTTACTCTTGGAGTTATATTTCTTTTAGTACCTCTATCTCTAATCCTCATCTCCTATTCAGTTATCACCCAGGCTGTGATGAAGATCAAGTCAGCGAGAAGGTGGAGAAAGGTCCTTAATACATGTGGTTCTCACCTCACAGTAGTAACCCTGTTTTATGGAACACTCATTTACATGTATATGAAACCACAGAATACCATATCCCATGAGGAAGGACAATTTTTTACCCTTTTTTACACCATAGTCACCCCCAGCCTTAATCCTCTGATCTATACCTTAAGAAACAAAGATGTAAAGAATGCAGTGAAGAGAATTCTAGGAGTGGACAAGCACTCTGCTAAAGTGTAA